In the genome of Sphaeramia orbicularis chromosome 13, fSphaOr1.1, whole genome shotgun sequence, one region contains:
- the LOC115431836 gene encoding uncharacterized protein LOC115431836 yields the protein MHQHVLFTPARPQTSVVTPAPATMKTKGTNLTHHIPKETPRVHSFTPVTTFHKTPQMSFRSPKRGRGGALHVWIAWNIYYQEKIKKEHANCISLHQEVTPEYPVTSLPDVVLHKEPFTHQNPDSPCRQAVHGSNNRTDVGKTVENVKQFQCHPAHPDMPSASSRLSHTVKRVSFDWEKQPPKTDEKEHRHQRLEASPLMDKTWKLRETPVVVAGHCWDRKRQCESSSFSKVKRMKQEISNNRSESARILHTHLSSHNVPVQHVTGEVSAFYSKSRCTTVQHRTPMKPAAEMYSHQTALWGIQKKTDLPSRQNLQRDNTLNTCNAIRIPCVAQRDTEALTGIPTLPLYFSPGLREHERSCIRQRMFLQSHVHNSYLLYCQHPLPHHGFITPSYSGL from the exons ATGCATCAACACGTTCTCTTCACTCCCGCCCGTCCACAAACATCAGTTGTTACACCTGCTCCAGCTACAATGAAAACAAAGGGCACTAAT CTAACACACCACATTCCCAAAGAAACACCCAGAGTGCACTCCTTCACCCCTGTCACCACCTTCCACAAAACACCTCAGATGTCCTTCAGGTCACCA AAGCGAGGAAGAGGGGGTGCACTGCATGTCTGGATAGCATGGAATATTTATTACCAGGAGAAAATCAAG AAAGAGCATGCAAATTGTATTAGTCTGCATCAAGAAGTAACACCCGAATATCCTGTAACTAGTCTACCTGATGTGGTGCTACACAAGGAACCCTTCACTCACCAAAATCCAG ACTCTCCGTGTAGACAGGCAGTGCATGGAAGCAATAACAGGACTGATGTGGGAAAAACAGTGGAAAACGTAAAACAGTTTCAGTGTCATCCAGCTCATCCTGACATGCCCTCAGCATCATCTCGCCTCAGTCACACTGTCAAGAGGGTGAGCTTTGACTGGGAGAAACAACCTCCAAAAACAGATGAGAAGGAGCACAGACACCAGCGGCTGGAAGCCTCACCTCTGATGGATAAGACGTGGAAACTCAGGGAGACTCCTGTCGTGGTTGCCGGACACTGCTGGGACAGGAAGAGGCAGTGTGAGTCTAGCAGCTTCAGTAAAGTGAAGAGAATGAAGCAGGAAATCAGCAACAACCGGTCTGAGTCTGCCAGGATACTCCACACACATCTATCATCACACAACGTACCTGTGCAACATGTTACCGGTGAGGTTTCTGCTTTTTATTCCAAAAGCAGATGTACCACAGTGCAACACCGAACTCCTATGAAGCCTGCAGCTGAAATGTACTCACACCAAACTGCATTATGGGGGATACAGAAGAAAACTGATCTCCCTTCCAGGCAAAACCTTCAAAGAGACAATACACTAAATACATGCAATGCAATCAGGATACCATGTGTAGCCCAGAGAGACACAGAGGCTTTAACTGGCATCCCAACGCTTCCACTTTATTTCTCTCCTGGTTTGAGGGAACATGAGCGTTCTTGTATCAGGCAAAGGATGTTTCTACAGTCACATGTTCACAACTCCTACCTCCTCTACTGTCAGCATCCTCTCCCCCATCATGGCTTCATAACACCTTCCTACTCAGGACTCTGA